Proteins from a genomic interval of Sulfurimonas sp. HSL3-2:
- a CDS encoding pyridoxamine 5'-phosphate oxidase family protein, translated as MDKNLEKIISFLDEHHTLSLATCKDHEPSSCTLFYAYDKEQNSFIVASDIKTEHIQNVLTNTKVSGTVHLETDVVGKIQGVQFKGEMLPCKDEKKIYLKRFPYALAMNPTLWRIKVDFFKMTDNKLGFGKKLIWERE; from the coding sequence ATGGATAAAAATTTAGAGAAGATCATCTCTTTTTTGGATGAACACCATACGCTCTCTCTTGCTACATGTAAGGATCACGAACCATCTTCATGCACACTCTTTTATGCTTACGATAAAGAGCAGAACAGCTTTATCGTTGCGTCTGACATAAAGACAGAACATATTCAAAATGTTTTAACAAATACAAAAGTATCAGGGACCGTGCATCTTGAAACCGACGTTGTGGGAAAGATACAAGGTGTTCAGTTTAAAGGTGAGATGCTTCCATGTAAAGATGAGAAAAAGATCTACTTGAAACGATTTCCTTACGCTTTGGCTATGAATCCTACGCTTTGGCGTATCAAGGTAGACTTTTTTAAGATGACGGATAATAAGCTTGGGTTTGGAAAGAAACTTATTTGGGAGCGGGAGTAG
- a CDS encoding uracil-DNA glycosylase, with product MQRINCRRCAYYYVTWNAAQPHGCKAYGFKSKMIPSLVVKQSSGADCSFFTLKPTPAPK from the coding sequence ATGCAACGTATTAATTGCCGTAGATGTGCTTACTATTATGTGACATGGAATGCTGCGCAGCCGCATGGATGCAAAGCTTACGGATTCAAGTCTAAGATGATACCCTCTTTAGTCGTCAAACAGAGCAGCGGAGCCGATTGCTCGTTTTTCACCCTAAAACCTACTCCCGCTCCCAAATAA
- a CDS encoding dUTP diphosphatase: MDKILMMLQLQQQLNDSTNGENWTEGLTKNGKEINWKRCIYMECAEMIDSFSWKHWKNISQEPDWDNLKIEVVDVWHFIMSLAIEEYAKNMRGQLEDLAQQLSEVPSYQIVKNPNDSFATQKEIIEKVELLMIDALNRKSLDISNMANDFFELVVMSGLDITTLYRLYVGKNILNQFRQDHGYKEGTYIKNWNGVEDNVIMKRIWEENGDIQPAVLYKKMQEVYDKLA; this comes from the coding sequence ATGGATAAGATATTAATGATGCTACAACTGCAACAGCAGTTAAACGACTCTACAAACGGTGAAAACTGGACGGAAGGTCTTACAAAAAACGGTAAAGAGATAAACTGGAAAAGATGTATCTATATGGAGTGTGCCGAGATGATCGACAGCTTTTCATGGAAGCACTGGAAAAACATATCACAAGAGCCTGATTGGGACAACCTGAAGATCGAAGTCGTTGACGTATGGCATTTTATTATGAGTCTTGCTATCGAAGAGTATGCAAAGAACATGCGCGGTCAACTAGAAGACCTGGCACAGCAGCTCTCAGAAGTCCCATCTTACCAAATAGTGAAAAACCCCAATGATTCGTTTGCCACGCAAAAAGAGATAATTGAAAAAGTAGAACTTTTGATGATAGACGCGCTAAATCGTAAAAGTCTGGATATCTCAAATATGGCAAACGACTTTTTTGAATTAGTCGTGATGAGCGGACTTGATATCACGACTCTGTACCGTTTATATGTCGGAAAAAATATACTTAACCAGTTCCGCCAAGATCACGGATACAAAGAGGGTACATATATAAAAAATTGGAACGGCGTGGAAGATAATGTTATAATGAAACGTATCTGGGAAGAAAACGGCGATATACAGCCCGCAGTTCTATATAAAAAGATGCAGGAAGTTTATGATAAGTTAGCATAG